The DNA sequence TTCCGCCAATCGGccagagagtgagagaagaaaaacagccAGTCTATCAGCGGGGCCCGCAGCAGTTTGTTGTGTGTCAATCGCAGGGAAGATGCAATTGAACAGGACGTTAAGCTTGCTGCCAAAGTAAGAGCTGCCGCGGTGCCGGGGTGTGTAGTGTTTTGCTCGCTCGGAGGAGCTGAGGGGGCAAAGGTGGACTTTATACAcaaccccccctccctccgCACGCGAGATGAGTGTGCTGGCGGGCGGTGCGCGACACAGCTGCTCGCGGCTAATCGCGCTCAACAGTATTCACCAGCAGTACCTTGCGCCGATCGTAGTGCAATGTTTGCCCCGCAtacagcagctgctgctggaccaCCGTGGCAAGTTTCGGAGGAAATATCTGCAGGTACTGTTGCTGGCACGGCTTGTGATTGTCCGTCTCGATGCAGGCGGCTGCGGTTGTTACGTAACGGCAGTGTACGGGGCGGAGCGGTGTTGAAGTTTGGGATGCTTTGGGCTGATCGTTTCATTAATGCTCTTGTTTTggttcttttcttcttcttgttattGTAGGTGTTTGGCCTTGGCAACAAAACGTACGAGCACTACAACAAGGTCGGCATCTACGTGGACAAGCGTCTCGAGGAGCTCGGCGCGAACAGAGTGTTTGAGCTCGGTCTGGGTGACGATGATGCCAAGTAAGTGATCCTCTAttcgctccccccccccccccacccctttttTGCATGCTAACGGTCCGGTCCCGCTTGTCCCCGCTTCCACAGCATCGAGGACTACTTCATCACGTGGAAGGAAAAGTTTTGGCCCACGGTTTGCGACTACTTCGGCATCGAGAGCACGGGCGAGGATGTGCTGATGCGGCAGTACCGCCTGCTGGAGCAGCCGGACGTGAGCGCGGACCGCATCTACACCGGCGAGGTGGCCCGGCTCCATTCGCTCCAGACGCAGCGGCCCCCGTTCGACGCGAAGAACCCGTTCCTCGCCCCGATCAAGGTGAACCGGGAGCTGCACAAGGCGGGCGGCCGGTCCTGCATGCACGTCGAGTTCGACATCGAGGGCTCGAAGATGCGGTACGAGGCGGGCGACCATCTCGCGATGTACCCGGTGAACGATCGCGATCTGTCGAGCGGCTCGGCCGGCTGTGCAATGCCGAGCTCGATACGGTCTTCTCGCTCATCAACACCGACACGGACAGCAGCAAGAAGCATCCGTTCCCGTGCCCCACCACCTACCGGACCGCGCTGACGCACTATCTGGAGATAACGGCGCTGCCGCGCACCCACATCCTGAAGGAGCTGGCCGAGTACTGCGGCGAGGAGAAGGACAAGGAGTTCCTGCGCTTCATCTCGTCGACCGCGCCCGACGGCAAGGCGAAGTACCAGGAGTGGGTGCAGGACAGCTGCCGCAACATCGTGCACGTGCTCGAGGACATCCCGTCCTGCCATCCGCCGATCGATCACGTGTGCGAGCTGCTGCCCCGGCTGCAGCCCCGCTACTACTCGATCTCCTCCTCGTCCAAGCTGCACCCGACGACGGTGCACGTGACGGCGGTGCTGGTGAAGTACGAGACGAAGACGGGCCGGCTGAACAAGGGCGTCGCGACCACCTTCCTCGCGGAGAAGCACCCGAACGATGGGGAGCCGGCGCCGCGCGTACCAATCTTCATCCGCAAGAGCCAGTTCCGGTTGCCGCCCAAGCCGGAAACGCCCGTGATCATGGTGGGACCCGGCACCGGGCTGGCACCGTTCCGCGGCTTCATCCAGGAGCGGGACCACTGCAAGCAGGAGGGCAAGGAGATTGGCCAGACGACGCTGTACTTTGGCTGCCGCAAGCGCTCCGAGGACTACATCTACGAGGATGTACGTAAAACTCTGGGACATTGCGATTGGGTCCAAGGAGCAGCTTGAGTTGACTGTTGTTTTCTATCATTTCCGCAGGAACTGGAAGACTACTCCAAGCGCGGCATCATCAACCTTCGCGTTGCGTTCTCGCGCGACCAGGAGAAGAAGGTGTACGTGACGCATCTGCTCGAGCAGGACTCGGACCTCATATGGAGCGTGATCGGCGAGAACAAGGGACACTTTTACATCTGCGGGTAAGTTGCTCGGCGGAATTAAAGAGATTGGATCCTCCTTTGTTCACCGATCggtcgtttttttctctctctccctctctccttACAGTGATGCGAAAAATATGGCCACCGATGTGCGAAACATTCTGCTGAAGGTCATCCGCTCGAAGGGTGGGCTCAGCGAAACCGAGGCCCAGCAGTACATCAAAAAGATGGAAGCCCAAAAACGATACTCGGCGGACGTGTGGAGCTAATCGCTGCGCTCCTCGCCTCCCCCTCGAtcgtcagcatcatcatcacccttagcaacaacaccaccaccgcctgcCGCCCGCTCTGCCAGTGTGCCAACAATCGGCAACAtccgcttttttggttttgtttttaagtcttcatgtgcgtgcgtgtgtgtgtgtctttttggtTTCGTTCTTTGCTGCAGCCAGCATACCAAACTGTGTGGAAAAGCATGCAGTTTCTCCTTACCCGGCACGTGTCGTGTAGGGAGGAAGGCACACAGAGAGAAGCCTTTTCCTTCAAATGCGCATCGAGTTCATTAGAATCGTGTAATTGTAAAACGACTTAACACGCCGATAccacaacacgcacacacgtcgTTGGATTAGtttcaattgttttcgttCTTTCTTCCCTTTAAGTTTGCCCTATCTCTGTGTGGCTATCTTTCAAATTAAACGATCGGGGTAAGGTGCTTGGGTTGTGGGAGATGGATTACTCTACATGGGGTGTGCCGTTGTTTcgcgcgtgcgtgcgtgtgtgtgtatgtaggaGGGTGCTTAGAGAGAAAGACACCGAGCAGCGGGCACCACCGCACTATTTCGGTCGCGCTGTGCAGGCTCGGTATTTTATACCCGAAGCACAGAGGGAAAAGGGTTAGTGAAATCGTTTGCAAACTCTCGACAACACA is a window from the Anopheles merus strain MAF chromosome X, AmerM5.1, whole genome shotgun sequence genome containing:
- the LOC121588435 gene encoding LOW QUALITY PROTEIN: NADPH--cytochrome P450 reductase (The sequence of the model RefSeq protein was modified relative to this genomic sequence to represent the inferred CDS: inserted 1 base in 1 codon), translating into MDAQTETEVPAGSVSDEPFLGPLDIILLVSLLAGTAWYLLKGKKKESQASQFKSYSIQPTTVNTMTMVENSFIKKLQSSGRRLVVFYGSQTGTAEEFAGRLAKEGIRYQMKGMVADPEECNMEELLMLKDIDKSLAVFCLATYGEGDPTDNCMEFYDWIQNNDLDMTGLNYAVFGLGNKTYEHYNKVGIYVDKRLEELGANRVFELGLGDDDANIEDYFITWKEKFWPTVCDYFGIESTGEDVLMRQYRLLEQPDVSADRIYTGEVARLHSLQTQRPPFDAKNPFLAPIKVNRELHKAGGRSCMHVEFDIEGSKMRYEAGDHLAMYPVNDRDXVERLGRLCNAELDTVFSLINTDTDSSKKHPFPCPTTYRTALTHYLEITALPRTHILKELAEYCGEEKDKEFLRFISSTAPDGKAKYQEWVQDSCRNIVHVLEDIPSCHPPIDHVCELLPRLQPRYYSISSSSKLHPTTVHVTAVLVKYETKTGRLNKGVATTFLAEKHPNDGEPAPRVPIFIRKSQFRLPPKPETPVIMVGPGTGLAPFRGFIQERDHCKQEGKEIGQTTLYFGCRKRSEDYIYEDELEDYSKRGIINLRVAFSRDQEKKVYVTHLLEQDSDLIWSVIGENKGHFYICGDAKNMATDVRNILLKVIRSKGGLSETEAQQYIKKMEAQKRYSADVWS